One region of Pseudomonas sp. ABC1 genomic DNA includes:
- a CDS encoding methyl-accepting chemotaxis protein encodes MMNLTVRNRIIASFTLVIAILILLAGASHLRLAKIEAEVEGMRNESVPGAYYVSKLQAAWAQHMLDTRALLLASGGEGDAQVQQYRERFVATEQAIDELLASYERTTHDDHERTRVEAFKQQQQRYLAQHGQLFDELRASQLQQVRQAGLEKVSPEWEKGQSLLIELTEFNRALSDTASDEIADAVRSLEDGLLVAILLAIAVAGVCGWLLLRAITHPVDTVVNTLKTLESGDLSVRLDMQRRDEFNAIEVGFNSMVAELKTLVGHAQRSSVQMTTSVTEIAATSREQQATATETAATTTEIGATSREIAATSRDLVRTMSEVSDNAEQTSVLAGTGQLGLARMEEIMHQVMGAADVVNGKLSILNEKAGNINHVVTTIVKVADQTNLLSLNAAIEAEKAGEYGKGFAVVAVEVRRLADQTAVATYDIEQMVREIQSAVSAGVMGMDKFSEEVRRGIGEMAQMGDQLTQIIQQVQALAPRIQMVNEGMQAQSTGAEQINQALVQLGEASSQTVDSLRQAGAAIDELNQVANNLRVGVSRFKV; translated from the coding sequence ATGATGAACCTGACCGTACGCAACCGAATCATCGCCAGTTTCACGCTGGTCATCGCCATCCTGATACTGCTCGCGGGGGCTTCCCATCTGCGTCTGGCCAAGATTGAAGCCGAGGTGGAGGGGATGCGTAACGAGTCGGTCCCCGGTGCTTACTACGTCAGCAAGTTGCAGGCGGCCTGGGCCCAGCACATGCTCGATACACGTGCGCTGTTGCTGGCGTCGGGCGGCGAAGGCGACGCGCAGGTGCAGCAATACCGGGAGCGTTTCGTGGCCACCGAGCAGGCCATCGACGAGTTGCTGGCGAGCTATGAACGAACGACCCACGATGACCACGAGCGGACGCGTGTCGAGGCGTTCAAGCAGCAACAGCAGCGCTACCTGGCGCAGCATGGCCAATTGTTCGATGAACTGCGCGCCAGTCAGTTGCAGCAGGTCCGGCAGGCCGGCCTGGAGAAGGTGTCTCCCGAGTGGGAGAAAGGGCAGAGCCTGCTGATCGAACTGACGGAGTTCAATCGTGCACTGTCCGATACGGCGTCGGATGAGATCGCCGATGCCGTGCGCAGCCTGGAAGATGGCCTGCTGGTCGCCATTCTGCTGGCCATCGCGGTGGCGGGCGTGTGTGGCTGGTTGCTGCTGCGGGCGATCACGCACCCGGTGGATACGGTCGTCAATACGCTCAAGACGCTGGAAAGCGGCGACCTGTCCGTGCGTCTGGATATGCAGCGCCGTGACGAATTCAATGCCATCGAAGTGGGCTTCAACAGCATGGTGGCCGAGCTGAAGACATTGGTCGGGCATGCACAGCGCTCTTCCGTGCAGATGACCACATCGGTCACCGAGATCGCCGCGACCTCACGCGAGCAGCAGGCCACCGCCACCGAGACGGCCGCCACCACCACTGAAATCGGCGCGACGTCCCGGGAGATCGCCGCGACCTCGCGGGATCTGGTGCGCACCATGAGCGAGGTGTCCGACAACGCCGAGCAGACCTCCGTACTGGCCGGCACCGGGCAACTGGGGCTGGCGCGTATGGAAGAGATCATGCACCAGGTCATGGGCGCCGCCGATGTGGTCAACGGCAAGCTGTCGATCCTCAACGAGAAGGCCGGCAACATCAATCATGTGGTCACCACCATCGTCAAAGTGGCCGACCAGACCAACCTGCTGTCGCTGAATGCCGCCATCGAGGCCGAGAAAGCCGGCGAATATGGCAAGGGCTTCGCCGTGGTGGCGGTGGAGGTGCGGCGCCTGGCCGACCAGACGGCGGTGGCCACCTACGATATCGAGCAGATGGTGCGCGAGATCCAGTCGGCGGTGTCCGCCGGGGTGATGGGCATGGACAAGTTCTCCGAAGAGGTGCGGCGTGGCATCGGGGAAATGGCGCAGATGGGTGACCAGCTGACGCAGATCATCCAGCAGGTCCAGGCACTGGCGCCGCGCATCCAGATGGTCAACGAAGGCATGCAGGCACAGTCCACCGGCGCCGAGCAGATCAACCAGGCGCTGGTACAACTGGGCGAGGCGAGCAGCCAGACCGTGGATTCGTTGCGCCAGGCCGGGGCGGCAATCGACGAGTTGAACCAGGTGGCCAATAACCTGCGCGTTGGCGTCAGCCGCTTCAAGGTCTGA
- a CDS encoding glycerate kinase, with protein sequence MKIVIAPDSFKESLSAPDVAAAIARGWQQVYPEAECLLRPMADGGEGTVDAVLAAVGGERRECQVHGPLGDTVTAHWGWLDNGTAVIEMAAASGLHLVPRAQRDVRRASSQGTGELIMQALDAGARRIILGLGGSATNDAGTGLLKALGIRFLDKQGHELPPGGAALAQLDQLDLSGLDVRLLSAQIEVAADVDNPLCGARGASAIFGPQKGATPEQVAELDDALRHFAQVVASTLGENHASFPGAGAAGGLGFAARTFLKAGFRPGIELVAELSALADAVDGADLVITGEGRMDAQTLHGKTPIGVARIARKAGVPVIALSGSLGDDYQALYKAGIEAAFSLVPGPLSLEQAMSDAATELQARSCDIARLWRVARQV encoded by the coding sequence ATGAAAATCGTCATCGCCCCCGACTCCTTCAAGGAGAGCCTCAGCGCGCCCGACGTGGCCGCCGCCATCGCCCGAGGCTGGCAGCAGGTCTACCCTGAGGCCGAATGCCTGCTACGCCCGATGGCCGACGGCGGGGAAGGCACGGTGGATGCCGTGCTGGCGGCTGTGGGCGGCGAGCGCCGTGAATGCCAGGTCCACGGCCCGCTGGGCGATACGGTCACGGCTCACTGGGGCTGGCTGGACAACGGCACCGCCGTCATCGAGATGGCCGCCGCCAGCGGCCTGCACCTCGTGCCTCGGGCGCAGCGCGACGTACGCCGCGCCAGCAGCCAGGGCACTGGCGAACTGATCATGCAGGCGCTGGATGCCGGTGCCCGCCGGATCATTCTCGGCCTCGGCGGCAGCGCCACCAACGACGCCGGAACCGGGCTGCTGAAAGCCCTCGGCATACGCTTTCTGGATAAACAGGGCCATGAATTGCCTCCCGGCGGAGCGGCCCTGGCCCAACTCGATCAGCTCGACCTGAGCGGCCTCGACGTGCGCCTGCTGTCGGCGCAGATCGAAGTGGCGGCGGATGTCGATAATCCTCTGTGCGGCGCACGCGGCGCCTCGGCGATCTTCGGGCCACAGAAAGGCGCGACGCCGGAGCAGGTCGCCGAGCTGGACGATGCGCTCCGGCACTTCGCCCAGGTCGTCGCCTCGACGCTGGGCGAGAACCATGCAAGCTTCCCTGGCGCCGGCGCCGCGGGCGGGCTGGGTTTTGCCGCACGGACCTTCCTCAAGGCAGGCTTTCGCCCAGGGATCGAGCTGGTGGCCGAACTGTCGGCGCTGGCGGATGCCGTGGACGGCGCCGATCTGGTGATCACCGGCGAAGGCCGCATGGATGCGCAGACGCTGCATGGCAAGACACCCATCGGCGTGGCACGGATCGCACGCAAGGCCGGTGTCCCCGTCATTGCCCTGTCCGGCAGCCTTGGCGATGACTACCAGGCACTTTACAAGGCCGGTATCGAAGCCGCTTTCAGCCTGGTGCCCGGCCCGCTCAGCCTGGAGCAGGCGATGAGCGATGCGGCAACCGAGCTGCAGGCGCGATCCTGCGATATCGCCCGGTTATGGCGGGTGGCGCGGCAGGTCTGA
- a CDS encoding hybrid sensor histidine kinase/response regulator — MTPDQMRDASLLDLFRMEAEAQKQVLDTGLLVLERDSTNAAELEACMRAAHSLKGAARIVGLELGVQVAHAMEDLLVAAQEGRLCLSPDHIDALLQGSDLLLRIGQAQPDADIGAQTDTLTARLQMLQGGAPAPLMAASIALSVEPEQPRAASAAPVAEVSTEERSRVLRVSAERFDHLIDLSGKSLVEFQRMKPLGDSLLRLKRQQESLRRTLESLREQALGNADGVLQTLLDEGRNQLLECQHQLQEHQALFDDFAWRGGQRTQQLHDLALASRMRPFADVLAGQARMLRDLGRSLGKQVRLDVEGENTQVDRDVLERLEAPLTHLLRNAVDHGIESPDVRVQKGKPEEGRVLLRARHQAGMLVLEIGDDGAGVDLERVRQAVVARNFASAEQVERMSEEELLAFLFLPGFSMNRQVTEVSGRGVGLDVVQHEVRRMRGNVRLQQVPGEGSRFHVELPLTMSVVRALVVSIGGEAYAFPLAQIERMLRLQRSDIVQLEGRQHFWLEGEHVGLLSAAQLLQCPETKGEDDSIPIVLIRDRERFHGLAVEAFLGEFTLVLMPLDPRLGKIRDVAGGALLHDGTPVLILDVDDVLNSVGKLLGDGHLERIDHLAGERQVARKRVLVVDDSLTVRELERKLLLGRGYQVAVAVDGMDGWNALRAEHFDLLITDIDMPRMDGIELVTLVRQDPKLRSLPVMVVSYKDREEDRRRGLEAGADYYLAKASFHDEALLDAVQTLIGGGQE, encoded by the coding sequence ATGACCCCGGATCAGATGCGCGATGCTTCGCTGCTGGACCTGTTCCGCATGGAGGCCGAAGCCCAGAAGCAGGTGCTGGACACCGGCCTGCTGGTGCTGGAACGCGACTCGACCAATGCCGCCGAGCTCGAAGCCTGCATGCGGGCGGCGCACTCGCTCAAGGGCGCGGCGCGGATCGTCGGGCTGGAGCTGGGCGTGCAGGTCGCACATGCGATGGAGGACTTGCTCGTCGCCGCCCAGGAAGGCCGGTTATGCCTGTCGCCCGACCATATCGATGCGCTGCTGCAAGGCTCCGACCTGCTCCTGCGGATCGGGCAGGCCCAGCCGGATGCCGACATCGGGGCACAGACCGACACGCTCACCGCCCGTTTGCAGATGCTGCAGGGGGGGGCGCCGGCGCCGCTCATGGCCGCATCCATCGCCCTGTCCGTCGAGCCGGAGCAGCCGCGAGCAGCCAGCGCCGCACCGGTCGCCGAGGTGTCGACCGAAGAGCGCTCCCGAGTCCTGAGGGTGTCGGCCGAGCGTTTCGACCACTTGATCGACCTGTCCGGCAAGTCGCTGGTGGAGTTCCAGCGCATGAAGCCCCTGGGCGATTCGCTGCTGCGCCTCAAGCGCCAGCAGGAGTCGTTGCGCCGCACCCTCGAATCCCTGCGTGAGCAGGCGCTCGGTAATGCCGATGGCGTGTTGCAGACCTTGCTGGATGAAGGCCGTAACCAGTTGCTCGAATGCCAGCACCAGTTGCAGGAGCACCAGGCGCTGTTCGACGACTTCGCCTGGCGTGGCGGCCAGCGCACGCAGCAACTGCATGACCTGGCCCTGGCCTCGCGCATGCGGCCGTTTGCCGATGTGCTGGCGGGCCAGGCGCGCATGCTGCGCGACCTCGGGCGCTCCCTGGGCAAGCAGGTGCGCCTCGACGTCGAGGGCGAGAACACCCAGGTCGACCGGGATGTCCTCGAACGCCTGGAGGCGCCGTTGACGCACCTGTTGCGCAATGCCGTTGACCACGGTATCGAATCGCCCGATGTGCGAGTCCAGAAAGGCAAGCCAGAAGAAGGGCGAGTATTGCTGCGTGCCAGGCACCAGGCGGGCATGCTGGTTCTGGAGATCGGCGACGATGGTGCCGGCGTCGACCTGGAGCGTGTTCGCCAGGCCGTGGTGGCGCGCAACTTCGCCTCGGCCGAGCAGGTCGAGCGGATGAGCGAGGAGGAGTTGCTGGCGTTCCTGTTCCTGCCGGGGTTCAGCATGAACCGGCAGGTCACCGAAGTGTCCGGGCGCGGTGTCGGGCTCGACGTGGTGCAGCACGAAGTGCGGCGGATGCGCGGCAACGTGAGGCTGCAACAGGTCCCGGGAGAGGGCAGTCGTTTCCATGTCGAACTGCCCCTGACCATGTCGGTGGTGCGCGCCCTGGTGGTCAGTATCGGCGGTGAGGCCTATGCCTTTCCGCTGGCGCAGATCGAGCGGATGCTGCGTTTGCAGCGCAGCGATATCGTGCAACTCGAAGGCCGCCAGCACTTCTGGCTGGAGGGGGAGCATGTCGGATTGCTGTCGGCCGCCCAGTTGCTGCAATGCCCGGAGACGAAAGGCGAGGACGACAGCATCCCGATCGTGTTGATTCGCGACCGGGAGCGTTTCCACGGCCTGGCGGTGGAAGCCTTCCTCGGCGAATTCACCCTGGTGCTGATGCCCCTCGACCCGCGCCTGGGCAAGATCCGGGATGTCGCGGGCGGCGCGCTCCTGCACGACGGTACGCCGGTGTTGATCCTCGACGTCGATGACGTGCTCAACTCGGTCGGCAAGCTGCTCGGCGACGGGCATCTGGAGCGAATCGACCACCTCGCGGGCGAGCGCCAGGTCGCCCGCAAGCGGGTGCTGGTCGTCGACGACTCGCTGACCGTGCGCGAACTGGAGCGCAAGCTGCTGCTCGGACGCGGCTACCAGGTGGCGGTGGCCGTCGATGGCATGGACGGCTGGAATGCCTTGCGCGCGGAGCATTTCGACCTGCTGATCACGGATATCGACATGCCGCGCATGGACGGTATCGAGCTGGTCACCCTGGTGCGGCAGGATCCGAAGCTCCGCTCGTTGCCGGTGATGGTGGTGTCCTACAAGGACCGCGAAGAAGACCGCCGGCGTGGCCTGGAGGCGGGCGCTGATTATTACCTGGCCAAGGCGAGCTTCCATGACGAGGCCTTGCTGGATGCTGTGCAGACTTTGATCGGCGGGGGGCAGGAATGA
- a CDS encoding GntP family permease, translating to MGLVLILVALIVFIVLSTTRLKLHPFLSLLAAAIIAGFAYQLPAGEILKIVSTGFGGILGYIGIVITLGTIIGIILERSGAAITMAETVIRLLGQRFPTLTMSIIGYLVSIPVFCDSGYVILNSLKNALAARMKVSVVAMSVALATGLYATHTFVPPTPGPIAAAGNLGLDGSLGLVILVGLLVSAVTALAGMFWANRFLRQNDRDLLDEAPSELLSEAVDFEALKARYGKLPSAFQAFAPIFVPIALICLGSIAVFPSKPLGDGLLFALLNFLGQPVAALLVGLALACTLLKSDDKRQEFHNHVAEGLVAAAPILLITGAGGAFGAILKATPLGDYLGSTLSALGIGLFMPFVVAAALKSAQGSTTVALVTTSALVAPLLGQLGLDSEMGRVLTVMAIGAGAMTVSHANDSFFWVVTQFSRMKVTTAYRAQTMATLVQGVVGIITVWLLSLVLL from the coding sequence ATGGGCCTTGTCTTGATACTGGTGGCGTTGATCGTATTCATCGTGCTGTCCACCACCCGGTTGAAGCTGCACCCCTTTCTCTCCCTGCTCGCAGCGGCGATCATCGCCGGTTTCGCCTACCAACTGCCTGCCGGCGAGATTCTCAAGATCGTCAGCACCGGCTTTGGCGGCATCCTCGGTTACATCGGTATCGTCATCACCCTGGGAACGATCATCGGCATCATCCTGGAGCGTAGCGGTGCGGCCATCACCATGGCTGAAACAGTGATTCGCCTGCTGGGCCAGCGCTTCCCGACACTGACCATGTCGATCATCGGTTACCTGGTGTCGATCCCGGTGTTCTGCGACTCCGGCTACGTCATCCTCAACTCGCTGAAGAATGCACTGGCCGCCCGCATGAAAGTCTCGGTCGTGGCCATGAGCGTGGCGCTGGCTACCGGCCTGTATGCGACCCACACATTCGTGCCGCCAACACCTGGGCCGATTGCTGCCGCCGGCAACCTGGGGCTCGACGGCTCCCTGGGGCTGGTCATTCTGGTTGGGTTGCTTGTATCGGCGGTCACCGCACTGGCCGGCATGTTCTGGGCCAATCGTTTCCTGCGCCAGAACGACCGCGACCTGCTCGATGAGGCCCCTAGCGAGCTACTGAGCGAGGCCGTTGATTTCGAAGCGCTCAAGGCCCGCTATGGAAAACTGCCCAGTGCATTCCAGGCCTTCGCACCGATCTTCGTCCCTATCGCACTGATCTGCCTTGGCTCCATTGCCGTGTTTCCCAGCAAACCGCTCGGCGACGGGCTGCTCTTTGCTCTGCTGAACTTCCTGGGGCAACCGGTCGCAGCCTTGCTGGTAGGCCTGGCCCTTGCCTGCACGCTGCTCAAGAGCGACGACAAGCGCCAGGAGTTTCATAACCATGTCGCCGAAGGCCTGGTTGCGGCGGCACCGATCCTGTTGATCACGGGTGCTGGCGGTGCCTTCGGCGCCATCCTCAAGGCCACCCCCCTGGGCGACTACCTGGGCAGCACGCTGTCGGCACTGGGCATCGGCCTGTTCATGCCATTCGTTGTGGCCGCAGCATTGAAGAGTGCTCAGGGCTCGACCACCGTCGCACTGGTCACCACCTCGGCACTGGTCGCACCGCTGCTCGGCCAGCTGGGCCTGGACAGTGAAATGGGCCGGGTACTCACTGTCATGGCCATTGGCGCCGGGGCGATGACCGTGTCCCATGCCAACGATAGTTTCTTCTGGGTCGTCACCCAGTTCAGCCGCATGAAGGTCACCACGGCGTACCGCGCACAGACCATGGCCACCCTGGTCCAGGGCGTGGTCGGCATCATCACCGTCTGGCTGCTCAGCCTGGTCCTGCTGTAA
- a CDS encoding chemotaxis protein CheW — MSSAGTSTTSVAGGLYLLFQLGEDRYALDVHEVVEVLPLRRLKQVPEAPPWVAGVFEHRRRVIPVLDMSQRVLKRPAHVRNSTRLVLVRFDGRLGEASPVLGLILEHATDTLRLSPDAFQASGLEGGQAAYLGPVQPSAQGLIQRIEVASLLDDALRALLFQPAEQGATR; from the coding sequence ATGTCCAGCGCCGGTACTTCCACTACGTCCGTCGCGGGCGGGCTGTACTTGCTCTTCCAGCTTGGCGAGGACCGCTATGCGCTCGACGTGCATGAAGTGGTCGAGGTCTTGCCATTACGCCGCCTGAAGCAGGTGCCCGAGGCGCCGCCGTGGGTGGCGGGAGTCTTCGAGCACCGTCGCCGGGTGATCCCTGTGCTCGACATGAGCCAGCGCGTGCTCAAACGACCGGCCCATGTGCGCAACAGTACACGCCTGGTGCTGGTGCGTTTCGATGGGCGGCTGGGTGAGGCGTCTCCGGTGCTGGGGTTGATCCTCGAACACGCCACCGACACGCTGCGCCTGTCCCCGGATGCGTTCCAGGCGAGCGGTCTGGAGGGCGGGCAGGCCGCGTACCTGGGGCCGGTGCAGCCGAGCGCCCAAGGGCTGATCCAGCGTATAGAGGTGGCTTCGCTGCTTGATGATGCCCTGCGTGCGCTGCTGTTCCAGCCTGCGGAACAGGGGGCGACGAGATGA
- a CDS encoding protein-glutamate O-methyltransferase CheR, whose translation MIEHIERLLKSRIGLDAESVGRSVIERAIRQRMTANDKPVMEDYWTHLSGSPKEQQALVEAVVVPETWFFRYPESFQALARLAQERHAQLRGARALRLISLPCSSGEEPYSIAMALLDAGFAPEHFQIDALDVSDRVIALARRGLYGRNSFRGESLAFRERFFSPQPGGFALAERVKDCVRLRCGNLLDGNLFANDAPYDFIFCRNLLIYFDRATQLRVLESLKRQLQPDGTLFIGPAEASLASQNGMQALGYPQTFAFRFAPARPATVATGVRKARYTPPVVAPRPLPVPSRPAPVRISAAVVPPPTPRPAQVPDTSTWHSVAELANAGRSAEARQQCEQHMQAHGPCAEGFYWLGLLSDVESQDEQARSYYRKAIYLDPRHSEALTHLAAHLEAQGDLAGAQRLYKRAAHQEVGDRD comes from the coding sequence ATGATCGAGCACATCGAGCGCCTGCTCAAATCCCGTATCGGGCTGGATGCCGAGTCGGTCGGCCGCAGTGTCATCGAGCGCGCCATACGGCAGCGGATGACGGCCAATGACAAGCCTGTGATGGAGGATTACTGGACGCACCTGAGTGGTTCGCCCAAGGAACAGCAGGCCCTGGTCGAGGCGGTGGTCGTGCCCGAGACCTGGTTCTTTCGCTATCCCGAGTCCTTCCAGGCGCTGGCTCGCCTGGCTCAGGAGCGTCATGCGCAATTGCGCGGCGCGCGGGCGTTGCGCTTGATCAGCCTGCCGTGCTCCAGCGGCGAGGAACCCTATTCGATCGCCATGGCATTGCTCGACGCGGGCTTCGCCCCCGAGCATTTCCAGATCGATGCACTCGATGTCAGCGACCGGGTCATCGCACTGGCGCGGCGAGGGCTGTATGGGCGCAACTCGTTTCGCGGCGAGTCGCTGGCGTTCCGCGAGCGTTTCTTCAGCCCGCAGCCAGGTGGTTTCGCCCTGGCGGAGCGGGTCAAGGATTGTGTGCGCCTGCGCTGTGGAAATCTGCTGGATGGCAACCTGTTCGCCAACGATGCGCCCTATGACTTCATCTTTTGCCGCAATCTGTTGATCTATTTCGACCGTGCGACCCAACTGCGTGTCCTTGAGTCGCTCAAGCGCCAGTTGCAGCCGGATGGCACGCTTTTCATCGGCCCGGCCGAGGCGAGCCTGGCCAGCCAGAATGGCATGCAGGCCCTCGGTTACCCACAGACCTTCGCCTTCCGCTTCGCACCTGCCAGGCCGGCTACGGTGGCGACGGGCGTGCGCAAGGCCCGGTATACGCCCCCGGTTGTGGCGCCGCGCCCGCTTCCCGTACCCAGCCGGCCAGCACCGGTGCGGATCAGCGCCGCCGTCGTACCGCCACCGACGCCGCGCCCGGCCCAGGTGCCGGATACGAGTACCTGGCACAGCGTCGCCGAACTGGCCAATGCCGGGCGCAGCGCCGAGGCCCGGCAGCAGTGCGAGCAGCATATGCAGGCGCACGGGCCTTGCGCCGAAGGGTTCTACTGGCTGGGCCTGCTCAGCGATGTCGAGTCGCAGGACGAGCAGGCCCGCAGTTATTACAGGAAGGCGATCTACCTCGACCCGCGCCACTCGGAGGCCTTGACCCATCTGGCCGCTCACCTTGAAGCACAGGGCGATCTTGCCGGTGCTCAGCGGCTCTACAAGCGCGCCGCGCATCAGGAGGTAGGCGACCGTGACTGA
- a CDS encoding chemotaxis protein CheW — MTDSVLPLPSAQINDCWNRIGVFGDKHCPELERHIHCRNCKVYGAAAIALLDQYGCSLERDGDSYGEGDTHEDEGEQRSLLIFRLGDEWLAIATRCLAEVMPVSPIHVLPHRSSQGLLGVTNVRGTLVACLSLGALLGIASETSRSERRITPRMLILETDDGPLVAPVDEVSGIQRIPLAQITAASHDDARTISRFTAGVTQWHTRSITVLDEAQVMQDMIRSLV; from the coding sequence GTGACTGACTCCGTCCTTCCATTGCCGTCGGCGCAGATCAATGACTGCTGGAACCGTATCGGCGTGTTCGGCGACAAGCACTGCCCGGAGCTGGAGCGGCATATCCACTGCCGCAACTGCAAGGTCTATGGCGCAGCGGCCATCGCCCTGCTCGACCAGTACGGATGCAGCCTGGAGCGCGATGGCGACAGCTACGGCGAAGGCGATACTCATGAGGATGAAGGCGAGCAGCGTTCATTGCTGATCTTCCGCCTCGGCGACGAATGGCTGGCCATCGCCACGCGCTGCCTGGCCGAAGTGATGCCGGTCTCGCCGATCCATGTGTTGCCGCACCGTTCGAGCCAGGGCTTGCTGGGCGTGACCAATGTGCGCGGCACCCTGGTCGCGTGCCTGTCACTGGGCGCACTGCTGGGCATTGCATCGGAGACTTCGCGTTCCGAGCGGCGCATCACGCCCCGGATGCTCATTCTTGAAACCGATGACGGTCCGCTGGTCGCCCCGGTGGATGAGGTCAGTGGTATCCAGCGGATTCCGCTCGCGCAGATAACCGCGGCGAGCCATGACGATGCCCGCACCATCAGCCGTTTTACCGCGGGTGTCACGCAATGGCATACGCGGAGTATCACCGTGCTGGATGAGGCGCAGGTGATGCAGGACATGATCAGGAGCCTTGTATGA
- a CDS encoding chemotaxis response regulator protein-glutamate methylesterase produces MKIAIANDMPLAVEALRRALAAEPEYQLTWVAENGEEAVRRCREDLPDLLLMDMLMPGMGGVEATRLIMRDTPCAILVVTSDVERNMTQVFDAMGHGALDVVAAPSLGPQQVLDAAIVRRKIHNITWMIGHRVARNVTSIPRRHSDGRGKRLVAIGASAGGPASLVELLKQLPANFPAAIVLVQHVDEVFAAGMAQWLGSESQIPVRLAREGETLLPGEVLLAGTNNHLYLSSDGRLVYRPEPINQVYRPSIDVFFESVAMHWQGEATGVLLTGMGRDGARGLKLMRERGFHTIAQDEASCAVYGMPKAAVALGAAVEVLPLDRIATRLIERLSQ; encoded by the coding sequence ATGAAGATCGCGATTGCCAACGACATGCCACTGGCGGTCGAAGCGCTGCGCCGGGCACTGGCCGCCGAGCCGGAGTACCAGTTGACCTGGGTGGCCGAGAACGGCGAAGAGGCCGTGCGGCGCTGCCGCGAAGACCTGCCGGACCTGCTGTTGATGGACATGCTGATGCCCGGCATGGGCGGCGTGGAGGCGACGCGGCTGATCATGCGCGATACCCCCTGCGCCATCCTGGTCGTCACTTCCGATGTCGAGCGCAACATGACCCAGGTGTTCGATGCCATGGGGCATGGCGCGCTGGACGTGGTCGCGGCGCCTTCCCTGGGGCCGCAACAGGTGCTGGATGCCGCCATCGTGCGGCGCAAGATTCACAACATCACCTGGATGATCGGGCACCGCGTGGCGCGGAATGTGACCTCGATCCCTCGGCGTCACTCTGATGGTCGCGGTAAACGGCTGGTGGCCATCGGTGCGTCGGCGGGAGGGCCGGCTTCGTTGGTAGAACTGTTGAAGCAACTGCCGGCGAATTTTCCTGCCGCCATCGTGCTGGTGCAGCACGTCGACGAGGTCTTCGCCGCCGGCATGGCGCAATGGCTGGGCAGCGAGTCGCAGATACCCGTACGCCTGGCCCGCGAAGGCGAAACCTTGCTGCCGGGCGAGGTGTTGCTGGCCGGTACCAACAACCACCTGTACCTCTCCTCGGATGGGCGTCTGGTGTATCGCCCGGAACCGATCAACCAGGTTTACCGTCCATCTATCGATGTCTTCTTCGAAAGTGTGGCGATGCACTGGCAAGGAGAGGCCACGGGGGTTCTGCTGACGGGTATGGGGCGCGATGGCGCCCGGGGCTTGAAGCTCATGCGCGAACGCGGCTTTCACACCATCGCCCAGGACGAGGCCAGTTGTGCCGTCTATGGCATGCCCAAGGCAGCGGTGGCGCTGGGGGCGGCGGTGGAGGTTCTGCCGCTGGACCGGATCGCGACACGATTGATCGAACGCTTGAGTCAATGA
- a CDS encoding PleD family two-component system response regulator: MSQPTENPSHPCNLSDCSMMVLLVDDQAMIGEAVRRALSGACDIDFHFCSDPQQALSVAQQIKPTVILQDLIMPGVDGLDLLKQYRAAPGLHDVPIIVLSSKEDAQVKSMAFAHGANDYLVKLPDVIELLARIRYHSNSYLTLQQRDEAYRALRESQQQLLETNLVLQRLIKSDGLTGLANRRYFDEYLEIEWSRALRDQSELSLLMIDVDYFKAYNDQHGHVAGDEVLRRVGEALSVSCTRASDLVARYGGEEFAVVMPGTTAGGARLQAEKVRRTVEAMGIPHELPTPGSAISVSIGIATVRPVLNLQPMSLVSRADEGLYLAKRGGRNQVAVATDKVEVPLRS, encoded by the coding sequence ATGTCGCAGCCTACAGAGAATCCAAGCCATCCGTGCAATCTGTCCGATTGTTCGATGATGGTACTGCTGGTCGATGACCAGGCAATGATCGGTGAGGCTGTCCGACGAGCGTTGAGTGGTGCGTGCGACATCGATTTCCACTTCTGTTCGGACCCGCAGCAGGCGTTGAGCGTCGCGCAGCAGATCAAACCCACGGTGATCCTGCAGGACCTGATCATGCCCGGTGTGGATGGGCTCGATCTGCTCAAGCAATACCGCGCCGCGCCGGGGCTGCATGATGTACCGATCATCGTCCTGTCGAGCAAGGAGGACGCACAGGTCAAGAGTATGGCCTTTGCCCACGGGGCCAACGATTACCTGGTCAAGCTGCCGGATGTGATCGAGTTGCTGGCGCGCATCCGCTACCACTCCAACTCCTACCTTACCCTGCAGCAGCGCGACGAGGCCTACCGCGCCCTGCGCGAGAGCCAGCAGCAGTTGCTCGAAACCAATCTGGTCCTGCAACGGCTGATCAAGTCCGATGGCCTGACCGGGCTCGCCAACCGGCGCTATTTCGACGAATACCTGGAGATCGAGTGGAGCCGGGCGCTGCGCGACCAGAGCGAACTGTCGCTGCTGATGATCGACGTGGACTATTTCAAGGCCTACAACGACCAGCATGGCCATGTTGCCGGCGATGAGGTCTTGCGCCGGGTTGGCGAGGCGCTGAGCGTCAGTTGCACCCGTGCGTCCGATCTGGTGGCGCGTTACGGCGGCGAGGAGTTCGCCGTGGTCATGCCGGGCACCACCGCCGGCGGTGCGCGCCTGCAGGCCGAGAAGGTGCGCCGCACGGTGGAGGCGATGGGCATTCCCCATGAGTTGCCGACGCCCGGCTCTGCCATCAGTGTCAGCATCGGCATCGCCACTGTCAGGCCTGTCCTGAATCTGCAGCCCATGAGCCTGGTGTCTCGGGCGGACGAGGGGCTCTACCTGGCCAAACGCGGCGGGCGCAACCAGGTGGCGGTGGCGACGGATAAGGTCGAGGTTCCGCTCAGGAGTTGA